One genomic segment of Vibrio mimicus includes these proteins:
- a CDS encoding RNA-binding S4 domain-containing protein has translation MSDEQFNPQDEEIEIEAIGVEVSNQPIELYKVLKIASAVSGGGEAKHVISEGYVFVNGEVETRKRCKIFDGDLIEFNQEFYVVICDAPVSEPELETQVEPAKANERKRDKSSSNSQPSSKKQGNTKSKPAAKNRSKVERQEEKSDQKSSSGRNAIRFF, from the coding sequence ATGTCAGACGAGCAATTCAACCCACAAGATGAAGAAATCGAAATTGAAGCTATCGGAGTAGAAGTTTCTAACCAGCCTATTGAACTGTACAAAGTGCTAAAAATAGCCAGCGCAGTCAGCGGTGGGGGCGAAGCCAAGCATGTGATTAGCGAAGGGTACGTGTTCGTTAATGGTGAAGTGGAAACTCGCAAGCGCTGTAAAATTTTTGACGGAGATCTGATCGAATTTAACCAAGAGTTTTATGTGGTGATTTGTGATGCCCCTGTCTCCGAACCTGAGCTAGAAACCCAAGTTGAGCCAGCTAAGGCGAATGAGCGTAAACGAGATAAATCATCGTCAAACTCACAGCCATCGTCCAAAAAGCAAGGTAACACCAAGTCTAAACCCGCGGCAAAGAATCGATCGAAGGTCGAGCGTCAAGAAGAAAAAAGCGACCAGAAATCCTCTTCTGGCCGCAATGCAATTCGTTTCTTTTGA
- a CDS encoding glutathione S-transferase family protein, which yields MIDFYTAATPNGYKIAIALEEMGLEYNTHALNLSSNEQKEPAFTAINPNGRIPAIVDRDNGDFAVFESGAILIYLAEKTGKFLPQETKARSRVIQWLMFQMGGVGPMMGQANVFYRYFPEKIQPAIERYQKEGRRLFEVMDGQLSKTAYLAGEEYTIADIATYPWVRIHEWSGISIDGLTHLQRWMNNISTRPAVVKGLTVPPPSTVSDEERAKQIQKMVTR from the coding sequence ATGATTGACTTTTATACTGCTGCAACCCCCAATGGTTATAAAATTGCTATCGCTCTTGAAGAGATGGGCTTGGAATACAACACTCATGCGTTGAATCTTTCCAGCAATGAGCAAAAAGAGCCAGCGTTTACAGCAATCAACCCTAATGGACGTATCCCTGCTATTGTCGATCGTGATAATGGAGATTTCGCTGTATTTGAATCTGGTGCAATTTTGATTTATCTCGCTGAGAAAACAGGAAAATTTTTACCACAAGAAACCAAGGCTCGCTCACGAGTCATTCAGTGGCTGATGTTCCAAATGGGTGGAGTGGGACCCATGATGGGGCAAGCGAATGTGTTTTATCGCTATTTCCCAGAAAAAATCCAACCAGCAATCGAGCGCTATCAGAAAGAAGGGCGTCGTTTGTTTGAAGTGATGGATGGTCAATTGAGCAAAACGGCATATCTGGCCGGTGAGGAATACACGATCGCTGATATCGCGACTTACCCGTGGGTTCGAATTCATGAGTGGAGCGGGATCTCCATTGATGGTTTGACACATTTACAACGTTGGATGAATAACATTTCTACTCGTCCTGCTGTAGTAAAAGGTCTAACCGTGCCACCTCCAAGCACAGTCAGTGATGAAGAACGAGCCAAACAAATTCAAAAAATGGTGACACGTTAA
- a CDS encoding glutathione S-transferase family protein, with the protein MKLYETAMTPSSRRVSIFLKELGLEVERVSVDVRGGENLSAAFKSKSINGKVPLLELDDGTTLCESVAICRYFDQANPNSLQLFGGSALEQAQVEMWHRVVEFQGLYAGFQAFRNLTGIYKDRENCVQAWGEESKARVAEFIPQLELRLAQSEFIASDRFTIVDITAYIFIGFAQKALELPVLGHYPNISRWFEQLTQRPAFQ; encoded by the coding sequence ATGAAATTATATGAAACCGCGATGACCCCAAGCAGCCGCCGAGTGTCGATTTTTCTTAAAGAATTAGGCTTAGAGGTTGAGCGTGTCTCTGTGGATGTTCGTGGTGGGGAAAACTTATCCGCTGCATTTAAAAGCAAAAGTATCAACGGTAAAGTGCCGTTATTAGAACTTGATGATGGAACCACCCTCTGTGAAAGCGTCGCGATTTGCCGCTATTTTGATCAAGCGAATCCCAACTCGCTGCAGCTGTTTGGAGGCTCGGCATTAGAGCAGGCGCAAGTTGAAATGTGGCACAGGGTTGTTGAGTTTCAAGGCCTTTATGCCGGTTTCCAAGCATTTCGAAATTTAACCGGTATTTATAAAGATCGCGAAAACTGCGTACAGGCTTGGGGGGAAGAGAGCAAAGCACGCGTAGCTGAATTTATACCTCAGCTTGAGCTGCGTTTAGCACAATCTGAATTTATTGCTTCAGACCGTTTCACCATTGTTGATATTACCGCCTACATTTTTATTGGTTTTGCCCAAAAAGCGTTGGAATTGCCAGTGCTTGGACATTACCCGAACATTAGCCGTTGGTTTGAGCAACTAACCCAACGACCCGCTTTTCAATAA
- a CDS encoding TetR/AcrR family transcriptional regulator produces the protein MARKCNFDREEKLREAMALFWQKGYANTAISDLVEHLQINRFSLYNAFGDKQKLYYEALDRYLSQISSPAFKALEQKDASWPELKTFLASFAAIQREAKNGCFIQNALVEHADTDSEVLAKGHALFDQLLNLVTNALSNAITQEQIPSLIPAEMLAKLVLTQMQGMRVLGKAQRHEDLEHGFQALVALIEGKA, from the coding sequence ATGGCACGAAAATGCAACTTTGATCGAGAAGAAAAACTACGCGAAGCAATGGCGCTATTTTGGCAAAAGGGTTATGCCAATACTGCGATTTCTGATTTAGTCGAGCACTTACAAATCAATCGCTTCAGCCTTTACAATGCGTTTGGTGATAAACAAAAACTCTATTACGAAGCATTGGATCGCTATCTGAGTCAAATCAGTTCTCCCGCTTTTAAGGCTTTAGAACAGAAGGATGCGAGCTGGCCAGAGTTAAAAACCTTCCTCGCTAGTTTCGCAGCTATACAAAGAGAAGCTAAAAATGGCTGTTTTATCCAAAATGCCTTGGTAGAACATGCAGATACAGATAGCGAAGTGCTCGCAAAAGGCCATGCTCTATTCGATCAACTATTAAATTTGGTGACCAACGCCCTTAGCAATGCGATCACGCAAGAGCAAATTCCATCTCTTATACCCGCTGAAATGCTCGCTAAACTGGTACTAACCCAAATGCAAGGTATGCGTGTTTTGGGCAAAGCACAGCGCCACGAAGATCTCGAACACGGGTTTCAGGCGTTAGTGGCGTTGATTGAGGGCAAAGCATGA
- a CDS encoding PPC domain-containing DNA-binding protein, with amino-acid sequence MIELIAVRLTQGDDLKQQIAQLVRMHGIHAGSIASCVGSLSQLNIRLADSVSTLKMLAPFEILALSGTLTHDHCHLHITVADDQGHAWGGHLLEGNLINTTAELMIHHYPQHHFTRQFDPNTGYSELLIDSSERLRRENAS; translated from the coding sequence ATGATAGAGCTGATCGCAGTACGTCTCACTCAAGGCGATGATCTCAAACAGCAGATCGCACAATTAGTGAGAATGCATGGAATACATGCCGGTTCTATCGCTTCTTGTGTGGGGTCTCTTTCGCAGTTAAATATCCGTCTTGCTGATAGCGTTTCTACTCTGAAAATGCTTGCTCCCTTTGAGATCCTTGCCCTTAGCGGCACTTTGACTCACGATCATTGCCATCTACATATCACTGTCGCGGATGATCAGGGTCATGCTTGGGGAGGTCATTTACTGGAAGGTAATCTGATTAATACTACGGCTGAACTCATGATCCACCACTACCCACAGCACCATTTTACCCGTCAGTTTGATCCAAACACAGGCTACAGTGAGTTATTGATTGACTCATCAGAACGTCTCAGACGTGAGAACGCTAGTTAA
- a CDS encoding M16 family metallopeptidase — protein MRPLKTLARTLSLTLCCSGLLLAPVIHAQSANELWFERSDLQLPRQTSVGVLENGLRFVLLPIPNSQHNVAVRVVMNAGLLQEQGGQEGSSMYAAAQTLGQFSSVAKAQLELNQTVLSLHANSVNQMDSAFSELAIALVNDSPLNASELEKTVENIAIDGRLLAPALSYAQQQQIQRSFNALQNRLSQVNSTQAMGFKQRFYAPKNITLVVVGDFNKRQLEQWIAKQFGDWQRTAATIPSPVVIPSLHTQTQITTKQDVSFNALSSYLPERDSKQQRRETMLIQVANAALQNRLNQILQQEGLSASTQVEWMMDTAVWSSVTVTGVTQEQSDKIQQQVQAEIQRALANGFSKAEFELAVTTIRARLLAQTELSPADHIRNQADRLVNDIAQRKVYLAPSSELALFDLFMAHAYEGDLTPALKQSWSNPPILNIVPSAS, from the coding sequence TTGCGCCCTTTAAAAACTTTGGCTCGTACACTAAGCCTTACTCTATGTTGCTCTGGATTATTACTCGCCCCTGTAATTCATGCTCAATCGGCCAATGAACTGTGGTTTGAGCGTAGTGATTTACAACTCCCTCGTCAGACCTCCGTAGGGGTATTGGAAAATGGACTGCGGTTCGTACTTCTGCCCATACCGAACTCACAACATAATGTTGCTGTACGTGTGGTGATGAATGCAGGTCTTCTCCAAGAACAAGGTGGGCAAGAAGGCAGCTCGATGTATGCCGCCGCGCAAACTCTTGGGCAATTTTCTTCTGTTGCTAAAGCGCAGCTTGAACTAAACCAAACCGTACTCAGCCTACATGCTAATTCCGTAAATCAGATGGATTCAGCATTCAGCGAATTAGCGATAGCTTTAGTGAATGATTCACCGCTTAACGCGAGTGAACTTGAGAAAACGGTTGAAAACATTGCGATAGATGGGCGCTTACTAGCTCCAGCATTGAGTTATGCTCAGCAACAGCAAATTCAACGCAGTTTCAATGCTCTACAGAACCGTTTGAGCCAAGTCAATAGCACACAAGCCATGGGTTTCAAACAGCGTTTTTATGCACCGAAAAATATAACGCTAGTCGTAGTCGGTGATTTTAATAAACGCCAATTGGAACAATGGATTGCAAAGCAGTTTGGGGATTGGCAAAGAACGGCGGCTACTATTCCCAGCCCAGTGGTGATTCCAAGTTTGCATACTCAAACGCAGATTACGACTAAGCAAGATGTCAGTTTCAATGCCCTTTCCTCTTACTTACCCGAACGTGATAGTAAACAACAGCGTCGTGAAACTATGTTGATCCAAGTTGCGAATGCTGCGTTACAAAACCGATTGAACCAAATTCTTCAGCAAGAGGGGTTATCTGCATCCACTCAAGTTGAGTGGATGATGGATACAGCAGTTTGGTCAAGTGTGACTGTTACAGGTGTCACTCAGGAGCAGAGCGATAAAATTCAGCAACAAGTGCAAGCAGAAATTCAGCGTGCTCTAGCCAACGGTTTTAGCAAAGCGGAATTTGAACTGGCGGTGACAACGATACGTGCCCGCTTGCTAGCTCAGACGGAATTGAGCCCTGCGGATCACATCCGAAATCAAGCCGATCGCTTGGTAAATGACATTGCACAGCGCAAAGTCTACCTAGCCCCCTCTTCAGAATTGGCGCTGTTTGACCTCTTCATGGCGCATGCTTATGAGGGGGATTTAACCCCAGCACTAAAACAGAGTTGGTCAAATCCACCCATTTTGAATATCGTGCCATCCGCTTCGTAA
- a CDS encoding ABC transporter ATP-binding protein, which yields MSDWVLKIDNLSVGFGVQGSVQPVTQGVSLQVARGETLALVGESGSGKSVTANAILRLLPKGSAHYLGGSIRFADVDTLQCSERALRGIRGGRIGMIFQEPMVSLNPLHKIGKQLVETLAIHRGMRATTAEQKAIEWLGKVGIRHPEMKINAYPHELSGGERQRVMIAMALINKPELLIADEPTTALDVSVQAQILDLLKSLQQELGMAMLFITHDLSIVRRIADRVAVMQRGQLVETNQCQALFNAPQHPYTQQLINADPPGLPVPIQPNSPTLLQAEHLRVWFPIKGGFLRRTQAYIKAVTDMNFTLPKGQSLGLVGESGSGKSTTGMAILKLLTSQGVIRFAGQELQALDRREMLPYRSKMQVVFQDPYSALNPRMSVAQVIGEGLRVHSQMDDDQIDQTICTVMQEVGLDIETRHRYPNEFSGGQRQRIAIARALVLKPEFILLDEPTSSLDRTVQAQVLELLKQLQQKYHLTYLFISHDLAVIRALCHHTIVMKAGEIIEQGETQALFENPTHPYTQELVRLSLA from the coding sequence ATGAGTGATTGGGTATTAAAGATCGATAACCTCTCCGTAGGCTTTGGCGTACAGGGCAGCGTTCAACCGGTAACGCAAGGAGTGAGCTTACAAGTGGCTCGCGGCGAAACCTTAGCGTTAGTAGGGGAGAGTGGATCGGGTAAATCCGTCACGGCGAACGCTATATTGCGTTTACTTCCCAAAGGCTCTGCGCACTACCTCGGTGGCAGCATACGTTTTGCGGATGTAGATACGCTGCAATGCTCAGAGCGAGCTCTGCGTGGGATCCGTGGTGGGCGAATTGGTATGATTTTCCAAGAGCCCATGGTTTCGCTAAATCCATTACACAAAATTGGTAAGCAGCTCGTGGAAACACTGGCGATCCATAGGGGAATGCGTGCCACTACAGCTGAACAAAAAGCCATAGAGTGGCTTGGTAAGGTTGGCATTCGTCACCCAGAAATGAAAATTAACGCATACCCACATGAGCTCTCTGGTGGTGAACGCCAACGGGTGATGATTGCAATGGCGTTGATTAATAAGCCAGAGTTGTTGATTGCTGATGAACCCACTACCGCTTTGGATGTGTCTGTTCAAGCGCAGATCCTCGACTTACTCAAATCGCTCCAGCAAGAATTGGGGATGGCCATGCTGTTTATTACTCACGATCTCAGCATAGTACGCCGAATTGCCGACCGAGTGGCCGTAATGCAGCGTGGGCAACTGGTAGAAACCAATCAATGTCAGGCATTATTTAATGCCCCGCAACATCCTTATACTCAGCAGTTGATTAATGCCGACCCACCTGGGTTGCCTGTGCCTATTCAGCCCAATAGCCCAACACTGCTTCAAGCTGAACATTTGCGCGTGTGGTTTCCGATCAAGGGTGGTTTTTTACGGCGCACGCAAGCGTATATCAAAGCCGTGACGGACATGAACTTCACCCTCCCTAAAGGACAGTCGCTCGGTTTAGTCGGTGAAAGTGGCTCAGGAAAATCAACAACAGGGATGGCGATTTTAAAATTGTTAACTTCACAAGGCGTGATTCGTTTTGCAGGACAAGAGCTTCAAGCTCTCGATCGGCGGGAGATGCTGCCTTATCGCAGCAAAATGCAGGTGGTGTTTCAAGACCCATACTCGGCACTTAATCCACGGATGTCCGTAGCGCAGGTTATTGGTGAGGGTTTACGTGTGCATAGCCAAATGGATGATGACCAGATTGACCAAACGATTTGTACCGTGATGCAAGAAGTAGGATTGGATATTGAAACTCGACATCGCTACCCCAACGAGTTTTCTGGTGGTCAGCGTCAGCGCATCGCGATTGCCCGAGCTTTAGTGTTAAAACCGGAGTTTATTTTGCTCGATGAGCCAACATCATCTCTCGATCGCACTGTTCAAGCCCAAGTGTTGGAGCTGCTCAAGCAATTGCAGCAAAAGTACCACTTAACGTATCTGTTCATCAGTCACGATTTAGCGGTGATCCGCGCGCTGTGCCACCATACCATTGTGATGAAAGCGGGGGAGATTATTGAACAGGGGGAAACCCAAGCTCTGTTTGAAAACCCAACGCATCCCTACACACAAGAGTTAGTGCGCTTGTCTTTGGCTTAG
- a CDS encoding ABC transporter permease produces the protein MKGLLRKNRAPNPLSEARWARFKANRRGFWSLWVFLLLFVVSLFAELIANDKPLLVHYDGHWYAPIVQRYSETQFGGEFDTEADYTDPYVVQLIEEKGQIIWPPIRFHYDTINFDITGSVPSPPDAVNWLGTDDKGRDVLARIIYGFRISVLFGFVLTLISSLIGVLVGATQGYYGGWLDLFGQRFIEVWSGMPTLFLLIILSSFVEPNFWWLLGIMVLFSWMSLVGVVRAEFLRCRNFDYVRAAQAMGVSDTRIILRHMLPNAMVASLTMMPFILSGSVTTLTSLDFLGFGLPAGSPSLGELLAQGKANLQAPWLGISAFVVLSVMLTLLVFIGEAVRDAFDPNLQRRSS, from the coding sequence ATGAAGGGGTTGTTACGCAAAAATCGTGCTCCGAATCCTTTAAGTGAAGCGCGTTGGGCGAGGTTTAAAGCCAATCGACGTGGTTTTTGGTCTTTATGGGTTTTCTTGCTGCTGTTTGTGGTGAGTTTATTCGCAGAATTGATCGCCAATGATAAACCACTGCTCGTTCATTATGACGGCCATTGGTATGCACCGATTGTGCAGCGTTACAGCGAAACTCAATTTGGCGGTGAATTTGATACCGAAGCGGACTACACCGATCCCTATGTGGTGCAGTTAATTGAAGAAAAAGGGCAAATCATCTGGCCGCCAATCCGGTTTCACTATGACACCATTAATTTCGACATTACAGGCAGCGTACCATCACCACCAGATGCGGTGAATTGGCTAGGGACCGATGATAAAGGGCGTGATGTCTTGGCGCGGATCATTTATGGCTTCCGGATCTCGGTGCTGTTTGGATTTGTGTTAACCCTGATCTCATCACTAATTGGTGTATTGGTGGGGGCGACTCAGGGCTACTACGGCGGTTGGCTGGATCTGTTTGGTCAGCGTTTTATCGAAGTTTGGTCTGGAATGCCAACGTTATTCTTACTGATCATACTCTCGAGCTTTGTGGAGCCTAACTTTTGGTGGCTGCTTGGTATTATGGTGCTGTTTAGTTGGATGAGTTTAGTGGGCGTGGTGCGTGCTGAATTTTTGCGCTGCCGAAATTTTGATTATGTGCGGGCGGCGCAAGCAATGGGAGTCAGTGATACACGGATTATTCTGCGCCATATGTTGCCCAATGCGATGGTGGCGTCACTAACTATGATGCCATTCATTCTCTCTGGTTCCGTTACCACACTTACTTCATTAGATTTTCTGGGGTTCGGCTTACCTGCCGGTTCGCCTTCATTAGGAGAGTTGCTTGCACAAGGTAAAGCGAATCTACAAGCGCCTTGGCTTGGCATTTCAGCGTTTGTGGTGCTGTCAGTCATGTTGACTCTGCTGGTCTTCATCGGTGAAGCGGTGCGTGATGCTTTCGATCCAAATTTACAGCGGAGATCCTCATGA
- a CDS encoding microcin C ABC transporter permease YejB produces MLSYILRRLLLVVPTLWAIITINFFIIQIAPGGPVEQAIAQLEGNTSGVMERFSGGGQEVATPTEAHTSGYKGSRGLDPQVVAEITRRFGFDKPLHERYFQMLKDYVTFNFGESLFRGGNVIDLIVERLPVSISLGLWSTLLIYLISIPLGISKAIHHGSRFDVWSSAVVIIGYAIPGFLFAIILIILFASGNYFSWFPLRGLVSDNFAALPWYEQIIDYFWHLTLPTIAMVVGGFATLSMLTKNSFLDEINKQYVVTARAKGLDERRILYKHVFRNAMLIIIAGFPSAFISIFFTGSMLIEVMFSLEGIGLLGFEATIQRDYPLVFSSLYIMTLLGLILGIVSDLTYMWVDPRIDFEAR; encoded by the coding sequence ATGCTCAGTTATATTTTGCGCCGTTTGTTACTGGTGGTGCCCACATTGTGGGCCATCATCACCATTAACTTTTTCATTATTCAAATTGCACCGGGAGGCCCTGTTGAGCAGGCTATAGCCCAGTTGGAGGGCAATACTTCCGGTGTGATGGAGCGCTTCTCCGGCGGGGGGCAAGAAGTAGCCACTCCCACGGAGGCGCACACTTCTGGTTACAAAGGCTCACGAGGGCTTGACCCCCAAGTGGTGGCAGAAATCACTCGCCGATTTGGGTTTGATAAACCGCTACATGAACGCTATTTTCAAATGCTCAAAGACTATGTCACCTTTAATTTTGGTGAAAGTCTCTTTCGTGGCGGTAATGTCATTGATCTGATTGTGGAGCGCTTACCTGTTTCCATTTCACTGGGGTTGTGGAGCACCTTGCTCATCTATCTCATTTCCATTCCTTTGGGCATCAGTAAAGCCATTCATCATGGTTCACGATTTGATGTGTGGTCGAGTGCCGTGGTGATTATTGGTTATGCGATCCCAGGGTTTTTATTCGCCATTATTTTGATTATTTTGTTTGCCAGCGGTAACTATTTCAGTTGGTTTCCACTGCGTGGACTGGTTTCTGATAATTTCGCGGCGTTACCTTGGTATGAGCAGATCATCGACTACTTTTGGCATTTAACGCTTCCCACCATCGCAATGGTGGTGGGCGGTTTTGCAACCTTAAGCATGCTGACCAAAAACTCGTTTCTGGATGAAATTAACAAGCAATATGTTGTTACCGCGCGTGCTAAAGGGCTGGATGAGCGACGGATTCTTTATAAGCATGTCTTTCGCAATGCCATGTTGATCATCATTGCAGGATTTCCGAGTGCTTTCATCAGTATCTTTTTTACTGGCTCCATGTTGATTGAAGTGATGTTCTCCCTTGAAGGGATTGGACTGCTTGGTTTTGAAGCAACCATACAACGCGACTACCCGTTGGTGTTCAGTTCACTCTACATCATGACTCTACTGGGGCTAATTCTAGGAATTGTCTCCGATTTAACCTACATGTGGGTCGACCCACGCATTGATTTTGAGGCTCGCTAA
- a CDS encoding extracellular solute-binding protein, which yields MHSWKPIALGITLALSSQMSWGVVIETTRLVGFGEAKYPENFSHFDYVNPSAPKYGKVVFGQLGTYDNFNRYASRGVAAANTEELYDPLMFSPSDEIDSYYPLIASKVRYSDDYTWLELDLNPKARFNDGQPITAQDVEFTFEKFMTEGVPQYRVYYQDVKSVKAISDLTVRIEMKQANREQLFSLAQSTRVLPKHFWKDKNLAEPLNEPPVGSGAYQISHFKLGQSVTYTLNPDYWAKDLPVNVGRNNFEQVQYDYYRDDTVMLEAFKAGEFDIREENQAKFWATSYTGSNFDQGFIKKEEIAHQAPASTQGFVFNTQRPVFQDVRVREALNYALDFEWMNKNLFYDQYKRTRSYFQNTEYEAQGLPNAAELAVLSPFKDQLPERVFTESYQPSVTDGSGRIRSQMREAFTLLKAAGWELKNKVMTNVKTGEPLSFELLIYSPTSERIAIPLQKNLQLMGIEMKIRTVDTTQYTKRLRDRDFDMISQGYSANPYPSPNLLIVWNSHYMDSTYNSAGANNPVIDALTEQIAKSQQDTEKLRALGSALDRVLQWNFYIIPQWHLSMYRVAMWDKFSRPSVLPKYSLGLDTWWVDKEKATRLPEKRR from the coding sequence ATGCACAGTTGGAAGCCCATTGCATTAGGGATCACACTCGCTTTATCAAGCCAGATGAGCTGGGGGGTGGTGATTGAAACGACTCGGTTGGTTGGATTTGGTGAAGCAAAATACCCAGAAAATTTCAGCCACTTTGATTATGTCAACCCTAGCGCACCTAAATACGGCAAAGTGGTGTTTGGCCAGTTGGGGACGTACGATAATTTCAACCGCTATGCCTCACGTGGTGTAGCTGCGGCCAATACGGAAGAGTTGTACGATCCCTTGATGTTTTCTCCATCTGATGAAATCGACTCTTACTACCCATTGATTGCCAGCAAAGTACGTTATTCTGACGACTACACTTGGCTTGAACTTGATCTCAACCCTAAAGCCCGTTTCAACGATGGCCAGCCTATTACCGCTCAGGATGTTGAATTCACCTTTGAAAAATTCATGACAGAGGGTGTACCGCAATATCGAGTGTATTACCAAGACGTTAAATCGGTTAAAGCCATTTCTGATCTGACCGTGCGGATTGAAATGAAGCAAGCAAACCGTGAGCAGTTATTTAGCTTGGCGCAATCGACTCGTGTTTTACCGAAACATTTCTGGAAAGACAAAAATTTGGCTGAGCCACTCAATGAACCACCCGTAGGGAGTGGCGCTTATCAAATCAGCCATTTCAAACTTGGCCAAAGTGTTACCTATACCTTAAATCCTGATTATTGGGCAAAAGATCTACCAGTGAATGTTGGACGCAACAATTTCGAGCAGGTTCAGTACGACTATTACCGCGATGACACTGTGATGCTCGAAGCGTTTAAAGCTGGGGAATTTGATATCAGGGAAGAGAACCAGGCCAAATTCTGGGCTACTTCATATACAGGCAGCAATTTTGATCAAGGATTCATCAAAAAAGAAGAGATTGCCCATCAAGCTCCGGCATCTACGCAAGGCTTTGTCTTCAATACTCAACGCCCTGTGTTTCAAGATGTACGCGTCCGCGAAGCGTTGAACTATGCGTTAGATTTTGAATGGATGAATAAAAACCTGTTTTACGATCAATACAAACGTACTCGCAGCTATTTTCAAAATACCGAATATGAAGCCCAAGGGTTGCCTAATGCCGCAGAACTTGCGGTGCTTTCACCATTCAAAGATCAATTGCCTGAGCGTGTGTTCACTGAGTCTTATCAGCCTTCAGTAACCGATGGTAGTGGACGGATTCGTAGCCAAATGCGTGAAGCCTTTACCTTGTTGAAAGCGGCAGGATGGGAGTTGAAGAACAAGGTGATGACCAATGTAAAAACCGGTGAACCCCTGAGTTTTGAGCTACTAATATACAGCCCAACTTCAGAGCGAATTGCGATTCCACTGCAAAAGAATCTGCAATTGATGGGCATTGAGATGAAAATCCGCACCGTGGATACCACGCAATACACGAAACGGCTGCGAGATCGTGATTTTGACATGATTTCGCAAGGTTATAGTGCAAATCCATATCCAAGCCCTAATCTACTGATTGTATGGAACTCACATTATATGGACTCTACCTATAACTCAGCGGGGGCGAATAATCCGGTTATCGATGCTCTAACCGAACAGATAGCCAAAAGCCAACAAGATACCGAAAAGCTTCGTGCACTGGGTTCGGCACTTGATCGAGTATTGCAGTGGAATTTCTACATCATTCCACAATGGCATTTAAGTATGTATCGCGTTGCGATGTGGGATAAGTTCAGCCGGCCCAGTGTGTTACCGAAATATTCCCTAGGTTTAGACACTTGGTGGGTTGATAAAGAGAAAGCTACACGACTTCCTGAAAAACGGCGTTAG
- a CDS encoding NUDIX hydrolase — translation MKPLYVAVHPDIKPLNQQRIVQRKAARAIAVRGERILLMYTERYHDYSLPGGGLEADEDVLMGMIRELQEETGAQNIQNIEPFGLYQEFRPWHKQQDADVIHMVSYCYRCEVDEKLGQTQLENYEQRNGMKPVWVNIHEAIAHNEQTLLNDPRKGMSIERETYLLRLIAKTLH, via the coding sequence ATGAAACCGTTATATGTCGCAGTACACCCCGATATTAAGCCTCTGAATCAGCAGCGTATTGTGCAACGTAAAGCCGCACGAGCCATCGCAGTGCGAGGTGAGCGTATTCTGTTAATGTATACCGAACGTTACCATGATTATTCGCTGCCCGGTGGTGGGCTTGAAGCCGATGAAGATGTGCTGATGGGCATGATCCGCGAACTGCAAGAAGAGACTGGGGCGCAGAATATCCAGAATATTGAGCCTTTTGGTTTGTACCAAGAGTTTCGTCCTTGGCATAAACAGCAAGACGCTGATGTAATTCATATGGTGTCTTACTGTTATCGCTGTGAGGTGGATGAAAAACTAGGTCAAACCCAGCTTGAAAACTACGAGCAACGTAATGGCATGAAACCCGTGTGGGTAAACATCCACGAAGCTATTGCTCATAACGAGCAAACCCTGCTCAATGATCCACGCAAAGGCATGAGCATCGAGCGTGAAACGTATTTGCTGCGTTTAATCGCCAAAACCCTTCATTGA
- a CDS encoding putative hemolysin produces MNKTALLLTSIAGTLLLTGCAREENKYTVKEYTSMANPASVYCVEQGGQLEMVTENAERVTYCVTKDGEKVEQWEYFRQNHDKQ; encoded by the coding sequence ATGAACAAAACAGCCCTATTACTCACAAGTATCGCTGGTACTCTTCTGCTCACTGGCTGTGCACGTGAAGAAAATAAGTACACCGTAAAGGAATACACTTCAATGGCAAACCCAGCTTCGGTTTACTGCGTTGAACAAGGTGGACAATTGGAGATGGTGACGGAGAATGCAGAGCGTGTAACTTACTGCGTAACGAAAGATGGCGAAAAAGTTGAGCAGTGGGAATATTTCCGCCAAAACCACGATAAACAGTAG